A single genomic interval of uncultured Pseudodesulfovibrio sp. harbors:
- the groES gene encoding co-chaperone GroES, whose translation MKLKPLNDRVLVKRLEVEEKTAGGIYIPDSAKEKPLKGEIVAAGPGKLDEDGKRVAMTVKVGDTVLFAKYAGTEVAIDGEETLVMREDDILAIVE comes from the coding sequence ATGAAGCTGAAACCGCTGAACGATCGCGTTCTGGTCAAGCGTCTGGAAGTTGAAGAGAAGACCGCGGGTGGCATCTACATCCCGGATTCCGCAAAGGAAAAGCCCCTCAAGGGCGAAATCGTCGCTGCCGGTCCCGGCAAGCTGGACGAAGACGGCAAGCGCGTTGCCATGACCGTCAAGGTCGGCGACACCGTGCTGTTTGCCAAGTACGCAGGCACTGAAGTCGCTATCGACGGCGAAGAAACTCTGGTCATGCGCGAGGACGACATCCTCGCCATCGTCGAGTAA
- a CDS encoding hemerythrin family protein, producing the protein MSPLSLAGFTDEYIIDIPELDEQHRAFFDLLDKIGTTVSDFYKPLDDDEVDDVIDILSELREYALLHFRTEEAYMQETAYPGLAKQKQEHNRFITDVIRMEAELMNGSAIPAIKIRNFVHDWYRDHILGLDKPFGKFYKENKA; encoded by the coding sequence ATGTCCCCTCTCAGCCTTGCCGGTTTTACTGACGAATACATTATCGACATCCCGGAACTCGACGAACAGCACAGGGCCTTTTTCGACCTTCTCGACAAGATCGGCACCACGGTATCCGATTTTTACAAGCCCCTCGACGATGACGAAGTCGACGACGTCATCGACATCTTGAGCGAACTGCGTGAATACGCCCTGCTCCACTTCCGTACAGAAGAAGCCTACATGCAGGAAACAGCTTACCCCGGCCTTGCCAAGCAAAAACAGGAACACAACCGGTTCATCACCGATGTCATCCGCATGGAAGCCGAGCTCATGAACGGTTCCGCCATCCCCGCCATAAAAATCAGGAATTTCGTGCACGACTGGTATCGCGACCACATTCTCGGACTCGACAAACCGTTCGGCAAATTTTACAAGGAAAACAAGGCGTAA
- the groL gene encoding chaperonin GroEL (60 kDa chaperone family; promotes refolding of misfolded polypeptides especially under stressful conditions; forms two stacked rings of heptamers to form a barrel-shaped 14mer; ends can be capped by GroES; misfolded proteins enter the barrel where they are refolded when GroES binds) yields MSKEILFDAKAREKLKAGVDKLANAVKVTLGPKGRNVVIEKSFGSPVITKDGVSVAKEVELEDKFENMGAQMVKEVASKTSDVAGDGTTTATILAQAIFTEGVKLVAAGRSPMAIKRGIDKAVEAIVEDLGKVAKPTRDQKEIAQVGTISANNDATIGNIIAEAMNKVGKEGVITVEEAKGLDTTLDVVEGMQFDRGYLSPYFVTNTERMTCEMEEPLILIKETKISNMKELLPVLEQCAKMSKPLMILAEDIEGEALATLVVNRLRGTLNVVAVKAPGFGERRKAMLKDIATLTGGQVVSEDLGIKMENLTVNDLGSCKRVVIDKENTTIVDGAGNATEIKARIQTIRAEIGESTSDYDREKLQERLAKIVGGVAVINVGAATETEMKEKKARVEDALNATRAAVEEGIVPGGGVVLARSGVVAGKVKAGDDDEQAGINIISRAVEEPLRQIAGNAGLEGSIVVEKIKEGKGGMGFNAATGEYEDLIKAGVIDPKKVTRTALQNAASVAGLLLTTECAIAEKPEPAGAAPAMPAGMGGGMPGMGGMGGMY; encoded by the coding sequence ATGTCCAAAGAGATCCTCTTCGACGCCAAGGCTCGCGAAAAGCTGAAAGCCGGCGTTGACAAGCTCGCCAATGCCGTCAAAGTCACCCTCGGTCCCAAGGGCCGCAACGTCGTGATCGAGAAGTCCTTCGGCTCTCCGGTCATCACCAAGGACGGTGTTTCCGTCGCCAAGGAAGTCGAGCTCGAAGACAAGTTCGAAAACATGGGCGCACAGATGGTCAAGGAAGTTGCTTCCAAGACCTCCGATGTCGCCGGTGACGGTACCACCACCGCTACCATTCTCGCTCAGGCCATCTTCACCGAAGGCGTCAAGCTCGTCGCTGCCGGTCGTTCCCCCATGGCCATCAAGCGCGGTATCGACAAGGCTGTCGAAGCCATCGTCGAAGACCTCGGCAAAGTCGCCAAGCCTACCCGCGACCAGAAGGAAATCGCCCAGGTCGGCACTATTTCCGCAAACAACGACGCCACCATCGGTAACATCATCGCCGAAGCCATGAACAAAGTCGGCAAGGAAGGCGTCATCACCGTAGAAGAAGCCAAAGGTCTCGACACCACCCTCGATGTCGTCGAAGGCATGCAGTTCGACCGCGGCTACCTCTCCCCCTACTTCGTCACCAACACCGAGCGCATGACCTGCGAAATGGAAGAGCCGCTGATCCTCATCAAGGAGACCAAGATCTCCAACATGAAGGAACTTCTGCCCGTCCTCGAGCAGTGCGCCAAAATGTCCAAGCCTCTCATGATCCTCGCTGAGGACATCGAAGGCGAAGCTCTGGCAACCCTCGTTGTCAACCGCCTCCGCGGCACCCTGAACGTTGTCGCCGTCAAGGCTCCGGGCTTCGGCGAACGCCGCAAGGCCATGCTCAAGGACATCGCCACCCTCACCGGCGGCCAGGTTGTCTCCGAGGACCTCGGCATCAAGATGGAAAACCTCACTGTCAACGACCTCGGCTCCTGCAAGCGCGTCGTCATCGACAAGGAAAACACCACCATCGTCGACGGTGCCGGTAACGCCACCGAGATCAAGGCCCGCATCCAGACCATCCGCGCCGAGATCGGCGAATCCACTTCCGACTACGATCGCGAAAAGCTCCAGGAGCGCCTCGCCAAGATCGTCGGCGGTGTGGCCGTCATCAACGTCGGTGCTGCCACCGAAACCGAGATGAAGGAAAAGAAAGCCCGCGTCGAAGATGCACTCAACGCCACCCGCGCTGCCGTCGAAGAAGGCATCGTCCCCGGCGGCGGTGTTGTCCTCGCCCGCTCCGGCGTGGTCGCAGGCAAAGTCAAGGCCGGTGACGACGACGAACAGGCCGGTATCAACATCATCTCCCGCGCTGTCGAAGAACCGCTTCGCCAGATCGCTGGCAACGCCGGTCTCGAAGGCTCCATCGTCGTCGAGAAGATCAAGGAAGGCAAAGGCGGCATGGGCTTCAACGCTGCAACCGGCGAATACGAAGACCTCATCAAGGCCGGTGTCATCGATCCCAAGAAGGTCACCCGCACCGCTCTCCAGAACGCAGCTTCCGTGGCAGGCCTGCTCCTGACCACCGAATGCGCCATCGCTGAAAAGCCCGAACCCGCAGGCGCTGCTCCGGCAATGCCCGCAGGCATGGGCGGCGGCATGCCCGGAATGGGCGGCATGGGCGGCATGTACTAA
- a CDS encoding thioredoxin domain-containing protein, producing the protein MFRKIFIAAFALVLVSSVCMASEKPDGCSPKFQAIGENAVVELKGTGEQDVVIVTDPFCWHCRLAHKLLGEYPELYRSVKFSFYMRRNSPGSDMAAWIIEDAAGTDSLKSKIDFAYKHLKQPKTNDPAVAHEVVFSQFVMFFPDLLGLESIEKAMARLQKKHEAHVQTSTALAKAAGIPGTPVLLAGKKAVIGYGPDAWLKALEAKALCK; encoded by the coding sequence ATGTTCAGAAAGATATTCATTGCGGCGTTTGCCCTTGTTCTCGTGTCGTCCGTCTGTATGGCGTCGGAAAAGCCTGACGGGTGCAGCCCGAAGTTTCAGGCCATCGGTGAAAATGCGGTTGTCGAATTGAAGGGGACCGGCGAGCAGGATGTCGTCATCGTGACCGATCCGTTCTGCTGGCACTGCCGTCTCGCCCACAAGTTGTTGGGTGAATACCCGGAACTGTACCGCAGCGTGAAGTTTTCCTTTTACATGCGCCGGAATTCGCCCGGTTCGGACATGGCGGCATGGATTATCGAGGACGCCGCCGGAACGGACAGCCTGAAATCCAAGATCGATTTTGCCTACAAGCATCTCAAGCAGCCCAAGACCAATGACCCTGCCGTGGCGCACGAAGTGGTGTTTTCCCAATTCGTCATGTTCTTCCCTGACCTGCTCGGTTTGGAAAGCATTGAGAAAGCCATGGCGCGGCTTCAGAAGAAGCATGAGGCGCACGTCCAGACTTCGACCGCACTGGCAAAGGCCGCCGGAATCCCCGGTACGCCGGTGCTGCTTGCCGGTAAAAAAGCGGTTATCGGATACGGTCCGGATGCATGGCTGAAAGCTCTGGAAGCAAAGGCTCTCTGTAAATAG
- a CDS encoding GNAT family N-acyltransferase produces MDGQPRSPLLHLDSPFGDPVRHALFCLFRKPLSKVLRLETLNSMYDELHEKGSDIPFVDQALDALGVKFAVDGQPVSRIPKTGPLVAVCNHPFGILEGLILVKILREVRSDIRIMANFLLGRIPEMNDLIIRVDPFGKDDSAKKNISGLKESMRWLKNGGMLVVFPAGEVSSLRVKRKMVADPEWNPMVGRIIRRTCANVLPVFFDGRNSGLFQTLGLIHPGLRTVLLPHENLRHASGAPIRVAMGTTVKPEKLAGLEDDRAVVDYLRFRTYLLREEGKPKFSFKTGDGRRRLAPIANSRGRHVLASEVAALPDDRILIRSGDFTVFHAGAFQIPRILREIGIRREETFRKVGEGTGRALDIDEFDDLYRHLVLWNHAEREVAGAYRFGLTDEILADAGPKGLYTSTLFDYQSGLLEEMGPALEMGRSFITTKYQKNYQPLLLLWKGVAEFVVRNPKYTKLFGCVSISGEYSGLSRELIVEFMERHCFLPELARRAVPRRPPKVKRLRKLDFHLPEAAFSHPEDVADVVSDIESGKSIPVLLRQYLKLGGKLIGFNVDPDFGNCLDGLILVDLMQSDLKVLSRFMGRDGVQSFLDANAASKPILMMNDGVAA; encoded by the coding sequence ATGGACGGTCAGCCCCGCAGCCCGCTGCTGCATCTGGATTCGCCTTTCGGAGACCCGGTGCGTCATGCGCTTTTTTGCCTTTTCAGGAAGCCGCTCTCCAAGGTCCTGCGTCTTGAAACTCTCAATTCCATGTATGACGAACTCCACGAAAAAGGGAGTGACATCCCTTTTGTGGATCAGGCCTTGGATGCTCTGGGAGTGAAATTCGCCGTGGATGGACAGCCGGTGAGCCGTATCCCCAAGACAGGGCCGCTCGTGGCTGTGTGCAACCATCCGTTCGGGATTCTGGAAGGGTTGATTCTCGTCAAAATCCTGCGGGAGGTGCGTTCCGATATCCGAATCATGGCGAATTTCCTGCTTGGCAGAATTCCTGAAATGAATGATCTGATTATCCGGGTTGATCCTTTCGGGAAAGATGATTCAGCCAAGAAGAACATCAGCGGTCTCAAGGAAAGCATGCGCTGGTTGAAAAACGGCGGAATGCTTGTCGTGTTTCCCGCTGGAGAGGTGTCGAGTCTCAGGGTGAAAAGGAAAATGGTGGCCGACCCGGAGTGGAATCCCATGGTCGGGCGCATCATCCGCCGAACCTGTGCCAATGTCCTGCCGGTGTTTTTCGACGGTCGGAACAGCGGCCTGTTCCAGACGCTCGGCCTGATTCATCCCGGCTTGAGGACCGTGCTTCTACCGCATGAAAACCTGCGCCATGCATCGGGAGCGCCCATCCGGGTCGCCATGGGGACGACCGTAAAGCCCGAGAAACTGGCCGGATTGGAGGATGATCGTGCCGTGGTGGATTACCTCCGTTTCCGTACCTACCTGTTGCGCGAAGAGGGGAAACCGAAATTCTCCTTCAAGACCGGGGACGGTCGGCGCAGGCTCGCTCCCATCGCCAATTCACGCGGCAGGCATGTCCTTGCCAGTGAGGTTGCCGCCTTGCCGGATGATCGCATTCTCATCCGGTCCGGTGATTTTACGGTATTTCATGCCGGGGCCTTTCAGATACCGCGCATTCTTCGGGAGATCGGCATCCGCCGCGAAGAGACGTTCCGGAAGGTGGGCGAGGGGACCGGGCGGGCCTTGGATATCGATGAATTCGACGACCTGTACCGCCATTTGGTTCTCTGGAACCATGCTGAACGGGAGGTTGCCGGAGCATATCGTTTCGGCCTGACCGACGAGATTCTGGCAGATGCGGGTCCCAAGGGACTGTATACCAGTACGTTGTTCGATTATCAGTCCGGCCTGCTGGAGGAGATGGGGCCGGCTCTTGAGATGGGGCGCTCTTTCATTACCACGAAGTACCAGAAAAACTACCAGCCGCTTCTGCTTCTCTGGAAGGGAGTGGCGGAGTTCGTCGTACGTAATCCCAAGTATACTAAACTGTTCGGATGCGTTTCGATTTCGGGTGAATATTCCGGCCTGTCCCGTGAGCTGATTGTCGAGTTCATGGAACGCCACTGTTTTCTGCCCGAATTGGCCCGCCGTGCCGTTCCCCGGCGTCCGCCCAAGGTGAAGCGGCTCAGGAAGCTCGATTTCCATTTGCCCGAGGCCGCTTTTTCACACCCGGAAGATGTGGCTGACGTGGTCAGTGACATCGAATCCGGCAAGTCCATTCCGGTTCTGCTCCGCCAGTATCTCAAGCTCGGGGGAAAACTCATCGGATTCAACGTGGACCCGGATTTCGGCAACTGTCTGGACGGGCTGATTCTGGTGGACCTGATGCAGTCCGACCTCAAGGTGCTTTCGCGGTTCATGGGCCGGGACGGGGTGCAGTCGTTTCTGGATGCCAATGCCGCATCGAAGCCGATTCTCATGATGAATGACGGCGTGGCCGCATAA